Proteins found in one Cellulomonas palmilytica genomic segment:
- a CDS encoding DinB family protein, whose protein sequence is MDAQPGRAFGWSDMWAAPEDDPREQGGPVEGERATLVRYLRDRRLTLEMKCEGLSPEQLARRSVEPSDMSLLGIVRHLAEVEQYWFRIVMAGEHPERHFRGSSVLAFREAVGDDEHVTDAWARWRSEVAYAERLVDESDLSRRGTGPEQPELREVVVHMIEEYARHLGHADLLRERIDGRIGQ, encoded by the coding sequence ATGGACGCGCAGCCCGGCAGGGCCTTCGGCTGGTCCGACATGTGGGCCGCCCCTGAGGACGACCCGCGCGAGCAGGGCGGCCCGGTCGAGGGCGAACGCGCGACGCTCGTGCGCTACCTGCGCGACCGGCGCCTCACGCTCGAGATGAAGTGCGAGGGCCTCAGCCCCGAGCAGCTCGCCCGGCGCTCAGTCGAACCGTCGGACATGTCGCTGCTCGGCATCGTCCGGCACCTCGCCGAGGTCGAGCAGTACTGGTTCCGCATCGTCATGGCGGGGGAGCACCCCGAGCGGCACTTCCGCGGCTCGTCCGTGCTCGCGTTCCGCGAGGCCGTCGGGGACGACGAGCACGTCACCGACGCCTGGGCCCGGTGGCGCTCCGAGGTCGCGTACGCCGAGCGCCTCGTCGACGAGAGCGACCTCAGCCGCCGCGGCACCGGCCCCGAGCAGCCCGAGCTGCGCGAGGTCGTCGTCCACATGATCGAGGAGTACGCCCGCCACCTCGGCCACGCCGACCTCCTGCGCGAACGCATCGACGGGCGTATCGGCCAGTGA
- a CDS encoding ATP-dependent Clp protease proteolytic subunit: MSTESQFIARAGALAGGFGRPAAAGPSARYVLPQFEERTAYGFKRQDPYTKLFEDRIIFLGVQVDDASADDVMAQLLVLESNDPDRDITLYINSPGGSFTALTAIYDTMQYIKPEIATVCLGQAASAAAVLLAAGTKGKRLALPNARVLIHQPAMEGGGYAQASDIEIHANELIRMREWLEETIAHHTGRDVGVVRQDIERDKILTAQQALEYGLVDQVLASRKGARPTVIEPS; encoded by the coding sequence GTGAGCACCGAGTCCCAGTTCATCGCCCGGGCGGGCGCGCTCGCGGGTGGCTTCGGCCGCCCGGCCGCGGCGGGTCCGTCGGCCCGCTACGTGCTGCCGCAGTTCGAGGAGCGCACGGCCTACGGCTTCAAGCGCCAGGACCCGTACACCAAGCTGTTCGAGGACCGCATCATCTTCCTCGGCGTGCAGGTGGACGACGCGTCCGCCGACGACGTGATGGCGCAGCTGCTGGTCCTGGAGAGCAACGACCCGGACCGTGACATCACGCTCTACATCAACTCGCCCGGTGGCTCGTTCACCGCGCTGACGGCGATCTACGACACGATGCAGTACATCAAGCCGGAGATCGCGACCGTGTGCCTCGGGCAGGCGGCCTCCGCGGCGGCGGTGCTGCTCGCGGCGGGCACGAAGGGCAAGCGCCTGGCCCTGCCGAACGCGCGCGTGCTGATCCACCAGCCCGCGATGGAGGGCGGCGGCTACGCGCAGGCGTCCGACATCGAGATCCACGCGAACGAGCTCATCCGCATGCGCGAGTGGCTCGAGGAGACGATCGCGCACCACACGGGACGCGACGTCGGGGTGGTCCGCCAGGACATCGAGCGCGACAAGATCCTCACGGCGCAGCAGGCGCTCGAGTACGGCCTGGTCGACCAGGTGCTCGCGAGCCGCAAGGGCGCGCGGCCGACGGTCATCGAGCCGTCCTGA
- the tig gene encoding trigger factor, with the protein MKSAVETLEPTKVKLTVEVTYDELRPSIEHAYQHIAEQVTVPGFRKGKVPPRIIDQRVGRPAVIEHAVNEGLGGFYAEAVRENKLRPLGQPEVEVTKVPGLVAGEEEGELHFSAEVEVRPEIEIPALDGLAVEVEGVEVQDADVEGRLDALRERFGTLVGVDAPAQAGNFVVIDLVAKIDDAEVDSVSGVSYQIGSGNMLEGLDEALTGLSAGETTTFETELAGGEHAGEKALVTVTATTVKERQLPDADDDFAQLASEFDTLEELKADLREQAARIKVSNQAVQARDLLVEKLVESIEIPVPSGVVEAEVHRHLESEGRLEDDEHRTEVTEQAQTALRNQILLDTLAEKLEVKVSQQELIEYLVQASRQYGMDPNTFIKTLDEGGQIPAMVAEVARSKSIAVALRQVKVTDPSGAAVDLSDFIGTDEDDAAESQDDAAAAAAVADAAVDATA; encoded by the coding sequence GTGAAGAGCGCCGTCGAGACCCTGGAGCCGACGAAGGTCAAGCTGACCGTCGAGGTGACGTACGACGAGCTCCGCCCGAGCATCGAGCACGCGTACCAGCACATCGCGGAGCAGGTGACGGTGCCGGGCTTCCGCAAGGGCAAGGTGCCGCCGCGCATCATCGACCAGCGCGTCGGCCGTCCGGCGGTCATCGAGCACGCGGTGAACGAGGGTCTGGGCGGGTTCTACGCCGAGGCGGTCCGTGAGAACAAGCTGCGCCCGCTCGGCCAGCCCGAGGTCGAGGTCACCAAGGTCCCCGGTCTCGTCGCCGGCGAGGAGGAGGGTGAGCTGCACTTCTCCGCCGAGGTCGAGGTGCGCCCCGAGATCGAGATCCCCGCGCTCGACGGCCTGGCCGTCGAGGTCGAGGGCGTCGAGGTCCAGGACGCGGACGTCGAGGGTCGCCTGGACGCGCTGCGTGAGCGCTTCGGCACGCTGGTCGGCGTGGACGCCCCGGCGCAGGCGGGCAACTTCGTCGTGATCGACCTGGTCGCGAAGATCGACGACGCCGAGGTCGACTCGGTGTCGGGCGTCAGCTACCAGATCGGCTCGGGCAACATGCTCGAGGGTCTCGACGAGGCGCTGACGGGCCTGTCGGCCGGCGAGACGACGACGTTCGAGACCGAGCTGGCCGGCGGCGAGCACGCGGGCGAGAAGGCCCTGGTCACGGTGACGGCGACGACCGTCAAGGAGCGCCAGCTCCCCGACGCGGACGACGACTTCGCGCAGCTCGCGTCGGAGTTCGACACGCTGGAGGAGCTCAAGGCGGACCTGCGTGAGCAGGCCGCGCGCATCAAGGTCTCGAACCAGGCGGTGCAGGCGCGTGACCTGCTCGTCGAGAAGCTCGTCGAGAGCATCGAGATCCCGGTCCCGTCGGGTGTCGTCGAGGCCGAGGTGCACCGTCACCTCGAGTCCGAGGGTCGTCTCGAGGACGACGAGCACCGCACCGAGGTCACGGAGCAGGCGCAGACCGCGCTGCGCAACCAGATCCTCCTGGACACGCTCGCCGAGAAGCTCGAGGTGAAGGTCTCCCAGCAGGAGCTGATCGAGTACCTCGTGCAGGCGTCGCGCCAGTACGGCATGGACCCGAACACGTTCATCAAGACGCTCGACGAGGGCGGTCAGATCCCGGCGATGGTGGCCGAGGTCGCGCGTTCGAAGTCGATCGCCGTGGCGCTGCGCCAGGTCAAGGTCACGGACCCGTCGGGTGCGGCCGTGGACCTGTCGGACTTCATCGGCACGGACGAGGACGACGCGGCGGAGTCGCAGGACGACGCGGCCGCTGCCGCCGCCGTCGCGGACGCCGCGGTGGACGCGACCGCCTGA
- a CDS encoding SGNH/GDSL hydrolase family protein, with translation MTTFFTHADRVLFQGDSITDWGRDREDPQSLGHGWVAIAAALAGARRPDLELTFTNRGVGGDTAGLVRDRWEEDALALKPTVISLLVGINDTWRRYDSGRTTSTEEYEEHYRAMLDSAHERLDVRFVLVEPFLLPQSPEQEAWREDLDPRIAVVRSLAKEYGARLLAADLLFTEATEAAGAAHWSSDGVHLTPAGNGLLAEAWLDELGMPA, from the coding sequence GTGACGACGTTCTTCACCCACGCGGACCGCGTCCTGTTCCAGGGCGACTCCATCACCGACTGGGGCCGCGACCGCGAGGACCCGCAGAGCCTGGGCCACGGGTGGGTCGCGATCGCCGCCGCGCTCGCCGGGGCCCGGCGACCCGATCTGGAGCTGACGTTCACCAACCGCGGGGTGGGCGGTGACACGGCCGGGCTCGTGCGTGACCGGTGGGAGGAGGACGCGCTCGCGCTCAAGCCCACGGTCATCTCGCTGCTCGTCGGGATCAACGACACGTGGCGGCGCTACGACAGCGGCCGGACCACGAGCACCGAGGAGTACGAGGAGCACTACCGCGCGATGCTCGACTCCGCGCACGAGCGCCTCGACGTGCGGTTCGTGCTCGTCGAGCCGTTCCTGCTGCCGCAGTCGCCCGAGCAGGAGGCGTGGCGCGAGGACCTCGACCCCCGCATCGCGGTCGTGCGGTCGCTCGCCAAGGAGTACGGCGCGCGGCTGCTCGCCGCGGACCTGCTGTTCACCGAGGCGACGGAGGCCGCGGGTGCGGCGCACTGGTCGTCGGACGGTGTGCACCTGACGCCCGCGGGCAACGGGCTGCTCGCCGAGGCGTGGCTCGACGAGCTGGGGATGCCCGCCTGA
- a CDS encoding ATP-dependent Clp protease proteolytic subunit, whose translation MARADSPGLGLNDHIYNRLLRERIIWLGSEVRDENANAICAQMMLLAAEDPDKDIWLYINSPGGSITAGMAIYDTMQYIKPDVATIAMGMAASMGQFLLSSGAKGKRYATPHARVMMHQPSGGIGGTATDVRINAQLILHMKTVLAELTAAQTGKSVEQINSDADRDRWFTAQEALEYGFIDHVVEAASSVAGRGGTA comes from the coding sequence ATGGCCCGGGCCGATTCCCCCGGACTCGGCCTGAACGACCACATCTACAACCGGCTGCTGCGCGAGCGGATCATCTGGCTCGGTTCCGAGGTGCGCGACGAGAACGCGAACGCGATCTGCGCGCAGATGATGCTCCTGGCGGCGGAGGACCCGGACAAGGACATCTGGCTGTACATCAACTCGCCGGGCGGCTCGATCACGGCCGGCATGGCGATCTACGACACGATGCAGTACATCAAGCCGGACGTCGCGACCATCGCGATGGGCATGGCCGCCTCGATGGGGCAGTTCCTGCTCTCGTCGGGTGCGAAGGGCAAGCGGTACGCGACGCCCCACGCCCGCGTGATGATGCACCAGCCCTCCGGCGGCATCGGCGGTACGGCCACGGACGTGCGCATCAACGCGCAGCTGATCCTGCACATGAAGACCGTGCTCGCGGAGCTGACGGCCGCGCAGACCGGCAAGTCGGTGGAGCAGATCAACTCGGACGCGGACCGTGACCGGTGGTTCACGGCGCAGGAGGCGCTCGAGTACGGGTTCATCGACCACGTCGTCGAGGCTGCGAGCTCCGTGGCGGGCCGCGGCGGGACCGCCTGA
- the cysK gene encoding cysteine synthase A: protein MARIYDDATALIGNTPLVRINKITDGAPATVVGKLEFYNPANSVKDRIGVAIIDAAEASGELQPGGTIVEATSGNTGIALAFVGAARGYKVVLTMPETMSKERRALLRAFGAELILTPGSEGMKGAVNRANEVVAERPGAILARQFANEANPAIHRKTTAEEIWADTDGQIDILVAGIGTGGTITGVGQVLKERKPDVKIVAVEPAESPILNGGQPGPHKIQGLGANFVPEILDTSIYDEVIDIDAETAVTYARRAAAEEGLLVGISSGAALAAAKQLAERPENAGKLIVAVIPSFGERYLSTVLYADLLD from the coding sequence ATGGCACGCATCTACGACGACGCGACCGCGCTCATCGGCAACACGCCGCTGGTCCGTATCAACAAGATCACCGACGGCGCCCCCGCCACGGTCGTCGGCAAGCTCGAGTTCTACAACCCGGCCAACTCGGTCAAGGACCGCATCGGTGTCGCGATCATCGACGCCGCCGAGGCGTCGGGTGAGCTGCAGCCGGGCGGCACGATCGTCGAGGCGACGTCCGGCAACACGGGCATCGCGCTCGCGTTCGTCGGCGCGGCGCGCGGCTACAAGGTCGTCCTGACCATGCCGGAGACCATGTCGAAGGAGCGGCGTGCGCTGCTGCGCGCGTTCGGCGCCGAGCTCATCCTCACGCCGGGCTCCGAGGGCATGAAGGGTGCGGTCAACCGCGCGAACGAGGTCGTCGCCGAGCGTCCGGGCGCGATCCTGGCCCGCCAGTTCGCGAACGAGGCCAACCCGGCCATCCACCGCAAGACGACCGCCGAGGAGATCTGGGCCGACACCGACGGCCAGATCGACATCCTCGTCGCCGGCATCGGCACGGGCGGCACCATCACGGGCGTCGGCCAGGTGCTCAAGGAGCGCAAGCCGGACGTCAAGATCGTCGCGGTCGAGCCCGCCGAGTCCCCGATCCTCAACGGCGGTCAGCCCGGACCGCACAAGATCCAGGGCCTCGGCGCGAACTTCGTGCCCGAGATCCTCGACACGTCGATCTACGACGAGGTCATCGACATCGACGCCGAGACGGCCGTGACCTACGCGCGCCGCGCCGCCGCCGAGGAGGGCCTGCTCGTCGGCATCTCGTCGGGTGCCGCGCTCGCGGCCGCGAAGCAGCTCGCGGAGCGCCCCGAGAACGCGGGCAAGCTCATCGTCGCGGTCATCCCGTCGTTCGGTGAGCGCTACCTGTCGACGGTGCTGTACGCGGACCTGCTGGACTGA
- a CDS encoding helix-turn-helix transcriptional regulator: protein MSTPFVARQEQVVALADALHLAGSGMPGAVLLAGDAGVGKSALLRHVAATSTDATVVVTHCVELGEIGLPYLPFAEAVSRLREIAPDAVAATLEARPALGRLVHGTSSDTVGDGDQLQLFEGLSELFAAVARPERPLLLVVEDAHWADASSRDVLRFLVTRMTREPVLLVVSYRTDDLHRRHPWRPVAAELARHPRVTRLELAPFTPDELAQFASALTGHAVPEPRVRRIAERSGGNAYFAQELLEGGDDEALPWTLADVLRARVEQLDPAVQQLARVAAVAGRRVGEPLLRAAARASSPGLDVDATLREAVGQHVLGVEDGHLAFRHALLGEAIAGDLLPGERSALHHAYVRVLSEDPSLGTPAELAAHALAAPDLPVALRASLDAAAAAHELLAPQEELRHLEVALSLWDAVPDAGSRVGVLAAAADAAGNTARRDRAVQIARSAVEIADDDERPELRIRLARHLQAYDRAAAALAETALALEELPPTPSATRAWALATHGRSLVQLDRDVEAFDVVQEALTTARNVSAIDAESDALASLAMLVVSDDADRADAILAEALAAARSVGDAETELRILANMAAGRYDAGDLTGTAELTAAGLARAREMGMTDSGYGLELAGYAALTAYVRGDLSPVEVPARERVEDGGFIDLVVLYSSTARGDADVVERCVALDPLWRHIPDVALAAGGCAADALTWLGRYDEAVDRADRAIRLLSKAWLPEFFGGIWLSSLALAALADAAADARVRGQDTAALVAAGEPFAQRVETTAARPLPPGRRIGPEGLAWIARAHAEHARLQGSPPGTVELWRAAVDAFGYGHRYEQARSRWRLAEALVLAGERDEAAIEAQRALDEAEAMGAAPLARALHELARRARLPVGGVPEQGADVLTAREAEVLALVAQGLSNNQIGRQLFISGKTVSVHVSNVLAKLGASGRAEAVDVAHRRGLIGVR, encoded by the coding sequence ATGAGCACCCCCTTCGTCGCCCGTCAGGAGCAGGTCGTCGCGCTCGCCGACGCGCTGCACCTGGCGGGCTCCGGCATGCCCGGCGCCGTGCTGCTCGCCGGCGACGCGGGCGTCGGCAAGTCGGCGCTGCTGCGGCACGTGGCCGCGACGAGCACGGACGCGACGGTCGTCGTGACGCACTGCGTCGAGCTCGGCGAGATCGGGCTGCCGTACCTGCCGTTCGCCGAGGCGGTGAGCCGGCTGCGCGAGATCGCGCCCGACGCCGTGGCGGCGACGCTCGAGGCGCGGCCCGCGCTGGGCCGGCTCGTGCACGGGACGTCGTCGGACACGGTGGGCGACGGTGACCAGCTGCAGCTGTTCGAGGGGCTGTCGGAGCTGTTCGCGGCGGTCGCCCGGCCGGAGCGCCCCCTGCTGCTCGTCGTCGAGGACGCGCACTGGGCGGACGCCTCCAGCCGCGACGTGCTGCGGTTCCTGGTGACGCGCATGACGCGCGAGCCGGTGCTGCTCGTCGTGTCGTACCGCACGGACGACCTGCACCGTCGTCACCCGTGGCGGCCGGTCGCGGCCGAGCTCGCGCGGCACCCGCGCGTCACGCGCCTCGAGCTCGCGCCGTTCACGCCCGACGAGCTCGCCCAGTTCGCCTCGGCGCTCACGGGCCACGCGGTGCCCGAGCCGCGCGTGCGCCGCATCGCGGAGCGCTCGGGCGGCAACGCGTACTTCGCGCAGGAGCTGCTCGAGGGCGGCGACGACGAGGCGCTGCCGTGGACGCTCGCGGACGTGCTGCGCGCCCGCGTCGAGCAGCTCGACCCCGCGGTGCAGCAGCTCGCGCGCGTCGCGGCCGTCGCGGGGCGCCGCGTCGGGGAGCCGCTGCTGCGCGCCGCCGCCCGCGCGAGCTCGCCCGGCCTGGACGTCGACGCCACGCTACGCGAGGCCGTCGGGCAGCACGTGCTCGGGGTCGAGGACGGGCACCTCGCGTTCCGGCACGCGCTGCTCGGCGAGGCGATCGCGGGCGACCTGCTGCCGGGCGAACGGTCGGCGCTGCACCACGCGTACGTGCGCGTGCTGAGCGAGGACCCGTCGCTCGGCACGCCCGCGGAGCTCGCGGCCCACGCGCTCGCCGCGCCCGACCTGCCGGTCGCGCTGCGCGCGTCGCTCGACGCCGCCGCGGCCGCCCACGAGCTGCTCGCCCCGCAGGAGGAGCTGCGCCACCTCGAGGTCGCGCTGAGCCTGTGGGACGCCGTGCCCGACGCGGGTTCGCGCGTCGGGGTGCTCGCGGCGGCGGCCGACGCCGCCGGGAACACCGCACGCCGCGACCGCGCGGTGCAGATCGCGCGGTCCGCCGTCGAGATCGCCGACGACGACGAGCGCCCCGAGCTGCGCATCCGCCTCGCACGCCACCTGCAGGCGTACGACCGCGCGGCCGCGGCCCTCGCCGAGACCGCGCTCGCGCTCGAGGAGCTGCCGCCCACCCCGTCCGCGACGCGCGCGTGGGCGCTCGCGACCCACGGCCGCTCCCTCGTCCAGCTCGATAGGGACGTCGAGGCGTTCGACGTCGTGCAGGAGGCGTTGACGACCGCGCGCAACGTGAGCGCGATCGACGCCGAGTCCGACGCGCTCGCGTCGCTCGCGATGCTCGTGGTGTCCGACGACGCCGACCGGGCCGACGCGATCCTCGCCGAGGCGCTCGCGGCCGCCCGGTCCGTGGGTGACGCGGAGACCGAGCTGCGCATCCTGGCGAACATGGCCGCCGGCCGCTACGACGCCGGGGACCTGACAGGCACCGCCGAGCTCACCGCGGCGGGACTGGCCCGCGCCCGGGAGATGGGCATGACGGACTCCGGCTACGGGCTCGAGCTCGCGGGGTACGCCGCGCTCACGGCGTACGTGCGCGGCGACCTGTCCCCCGTCGAGGTGCCCGCGCGCGAGCGCGTCGAGGACGGCGGCTTCATCGACCTCGTCGTGCTGTACTCCTCGACCGCGCGCGGCGACGCCGACGTCGTCGAGCGGTGCGTCGCGCTCGACCCGCTGTGGCGGCACATCCCCGACGTCGCGCTCGCGGCGGGCGGCTGCGCGGCGGACGCGCTCACCTGGCTGGGCCGGTACGACGAGGCGGTCGACCGCGCGGACCGCGCGATCCGCCTGCTGTCCAAGGCCTGGCTGCCCGAGTTCTTCGGCGGCATCTGGCTCTCGTCCCTCGCACTCGCGGCGCTCGCGGACGCGGCCGCCGACGCGCGCGTGCGCGGGCAGGACACCGCCGCGCTCGTGGCCGCGGGCGAGCCGTTCGCGCAGCGCGTCGAGACCACCGCGGCGCGGCCGCTGCCGCCCGGGCGCAGGATCGGGCCCGAAGGGCTCGCGTGGATCGCGCGGGCGCACGCCGAGCACGCCCGGCTGCAGGGCTCGCCGCCCGGGACCGTCGAGCTGTGGCGCGCCGCCGTGGACGCGTTCGGGTACGGGCACCGCTACGAGCAGGCGCGCTCCCGCTGGCGGCTCGCGGAGGCGCTCGTGCTCGCGGGCGAGCGCGACGAGGCCGCGATCGAGGCGCAGCGCGCGCTCGACGAGGCCGAGGCCATGGGCGCCGCGCCGCTCGCGCGCGCGCTGCACGAGCTCGCACGCCGCGCGCGGCTGCCCGTCGGCGGCGTGCCCGAGCAGGGTGCGGACGTGCTCACCGCGCGCGAGGCCGAGGTGCTCGCGCTCGTCGCGCAGGGGCTGTCCAACAACCAGATCGGCCGGCAGCTGTTCATCTCCGGAAAGACCGTCTCGGTGCACGTGTCGAACGTGCTCGCGAAGCTCGGCGCGTCGGGCCGCGCGGAGGCCGTCGACGTCGCGCACCGTCGCGGCCTGATCGGCGTCCGCTGA
- the epsC gene encoding serine O-acetyltransferase EpsC produces MPSLQHFIATFREDLEAARRRDPAARSALEVALAYPGVHAVWTYRVAHAMWREPGLRLPARLLSQLVRFLTGIEIHPGARLGRRLFIDHGMGVVIGETAEVGDDVVLFHGSTLGGKSMRHGKRHPTLGDNVVVGAGAKILGPVWIGDGVQVGANAVVIHDVPAGAIAVGVPAQIRLRPAAAPFDAEIDDPAIYI; encoded by the coding sequence ATGCCCTCCCTGCAGCACTTCATCGCCACGTTCCGCGAGGACCTCGAGGCCGCGCGTCGTCGCGACCCCGCGGCCCGGTCGGCGCTCGAGGTCGCGCTCGCCTACCCGGGCGTGCACGCGGTGTGGACCTACCGCGTGGCGCACGCGATGTGGCGCGAGCCGGGCCTGCGTCTGCCCGCGCGGCTGCTGTCGCAGCTCGTGCGGTTCCTCACGGGCATCGAGATCCACCCCGGCGCGCGCCTCGGGCGGCGCCTGTTCATCGACCACGGCATGGGCGTGGTCATCGGCGAGACCGCCGAGGTCGGCGACGACGTGGTGCTGTTCCACGGCTCGACGCTCGGCGGCAAGTCCATGCGGCACGGCAAGCGGCACCCCACGCTCGGCGACAACGTCGTGGTCGGCGCGGGCGCGAAGATCCTCGGTCCGGTGTGGATCGGGGACGGCGTGCAGGTCGGGGCGAACGCGGTCGTGATCCACGACGTCCCGGCGGGTGCGATCGCGGTGGGTGTGCCCGCGCAGATCCGCCTGCGTCCGGCCGCCGCGCCGTTCGACGCCGAGATCGACGACCCCGCGATCTACATCTGA
- a CDS encoding bifunctional 3'-5' exonuclease/DNA polymerase yields MIVVVARPSVQAGPSAQSGPSAQAGPSAQSGPSAQEAPSGVVAVRERDAAVLGPERAVRWAWADTHAWYPRLLADGVRVERCLDLRLTHRLLRASSSCATSDLAHAPAGPFDEAAPLDPSPTAPASTDQTLFDAMLDDPDGAPDAAGPRLDERGPAGTPDLDACVAELDAQHAAVAGSMSPGRLRLLVAGESAGALVATEMHHTGLPWDADVHDEVLRELLGERPPRGERPPELARLAAQVRAELDAPSLNPDSLPDVLRALRRVGLAVSSTRQWELEGVDHPAIAPLLAYKKLSRLHSANGWAWLDQWVPDGRFRPEYVVGGVVTGRWGSSGGGALQIPRRLRTAVRADPGWRLVVADAAQLEPRVLAGMAHDERMAAAGAGRDLYVGIVDAGVVPERALAKVGMLGALYGGTTGASAAVLPRLLQAFPAAVGLVEDAARAGERGEVVSTLLGRSSPRPGESWAQAQADALDPDATERAQSRARSATRSWGRFTRNFVVQGTAAEWALCWLAELRRRLWALGADEGAPGLVRAPFVGRPHLVYFLHDEVVVHTPVSCADEVAVQVAGAATAAGRLLFGDFPVDFPLSVGVAATYADAKEAARLVVGVPGATTYPARAGG; encoded by the coding sequence GTGATCGTCGTCGTCGCGCGCCCGTCGGTGCAGGCGGGACCGTCGGCGCAGTCGGGACCGTCGGCGCAGGCGGGACCGTCGGCGCAGTCGGGACCGTCGGCGCAGGAGGCACCATCCGGCGTGGTCGCCGTCCGCGAGCGCGACGCCGCGGTGCTCGGGCCCGAGCGTGCGGTGCGCTGGGCGTGGGCGGACACGCACGCGTGGTACCCGCGCCTGCTCGCGGACGGCGTGCGCGTGGAGCGTTGCCTGGACCTGCGGCTCACGCACCGGCTGCTGCGCGCGTCGTCGTCGTGCGCGACCTCCGACCTCGCGCACGCGCCGGCCGGGCCGTTCGACGAGGCCGCGCCCCTGGACCCGTCGCCGACAGCACCTGCCTCGACGGACCAGACGCTGTTCGACGCGATGCTCGACGACCCCGACGGCGCGCCTGATGCCGCAGGACCTCGCCTCGACGAGCGGGGTCCCGCGGGCACGCCCGACCTGGACGCGTGCGTCGCCGAGCTGGACGCGCAGCACGCCGCGGTCGCGGGCAGCATGTCCCCCGGGCGGCTGCGGCTGCTCGTCGCGGGCGAGTCCGCCGGCGCGCTCGTCGCGACCGAGATGCACCACACGGGCCTGCCCTGGGACGCCGACGTGCACGACGAGGTGCTGCGCGAGCTGCTGGGCGAGCGCCCGCCGCGCGGTGAGCGGCCGCCCGAGCTCGCGCGCCTGGCCGCGCAGGTCCGCGCGGAGCTCGACGCGCCGTCCCTCAACCCGGACTCGCTGCCGGACGTGCTGCGCGCGCTGCGCCGCGTGGGGCTCGCGGTGTCCTCGACGCGGCAGTGGGAGCTCGAGGGCGTGGACCACCCCGCGATCGCGCCGCTGCTCGCGTACAAGAAGCTGTCGCGCCTGCACTCGGCGAACGGCTGGGCGTGGCTCGACCAGTGGGTGCCGGACGGCCGGTTCCGGCCCGAGTACGTGGTGGGTGGTGTGGTCACGGGGCGGTGGGGGTCGAGCGGCGGCGGCGCGTTGCAGATCCCGCGCCGCCTGCGCACCGCGGTGAGGGCGGACCCGGGGTGGCGGCTCGTCGTCGCGGACGCCGCGCAGCTCGAGCCGCGGGTGCTCGCGGGGATGGCGCACGACGAGCGGATGGCCGCCGCGGGTGCGGGGCGTGACCTGTACGTCGGCATCGTCGACGCGGGCGTCGTGCCCGAGCGCGCCCTCGCGAAGGTCGGGATGCTGGGCGCGCTGTACGGCGGGACGACGGGCGCGAGCGCCGCGGTGCTCCCCCGGCTCCTGCAGGCGTTCCCCGCGGCGGTGGGGCTGGTGGAGGACGCGGCGCGCGCGGGTGAGCGCGGCGAGGTCGTCTCGACGCTCCTGGGGCGCAGCTCGCCACGACCGGGCGAGTCGTGGGCGCAGGCGCAGGCGGACGCGCTCGACCCGGACGCGACCGAGCGCGCGCAGTCCCGTGCCAGGTCCGCGACGCGCTCGTGGGGCCGGTTCACGCGCAACTTCGTCGTGCAGGGCACCGCGGCCGAGTGGGCGCTGTGCTGGCTCGCCGAGCTCCGCCGGCGGCTGTGGGCGCTGGGGGCCGACGAGGGCGCGCCCGGCCTGGTGCGCGCGCCGTTCGTCGGGCGCCCGCACCTCGTGTACTTCCTGCACGACGAGGTCGTGGTGCACACGCCCGTGTCGTGCGCGGACGAGGTCGCGGTGCAGGTCGCGGGCGCGGCGACGGCCGCGGGACGGCTGCTGTTCGGCGACTTCCCGGTCGACTTCCCGCTCTCGGTGGGCGTCGCGGCGACCTACGCGGACGCGAAGGAGGCGGCGCGGCTCGTCGTGGGCGTCCCGGGTGCGACGACGTACCCCGCGCGAGCCGGCGGGTGA